A section of the Spirochaeta isovalerica genome encodes:
- a CDS encoding DUF1761 domain-containing protein has product MNIFTVNWLALVISIVWSMGLGMVWYSPKLFFPIWQKAEGITDEDMKNSNMGKTMIFGLTANSLSVYFFGILVNLTGIASWQGGLGLAALVSSGIITASEINNGTFRMTKPVVYLIDGGYRLLMLIPAGILFSIL; this is encoded by the coding sequence ATGAATATATTTACAGTGAACTGGCTGGCTCTGGTAATATCTATCGTATGGTCTATGGGTTTGGGAATGGTCTGGTACAGTCCCAAATTATTTTTTCCCATCTGGCAGAAAGCGGAAGGGATTACCGATGAGGATATGAAGAATTCCAATATGGGAAAGACTATGATTTTCGGCTTAACTGCTAATTCCCTATCGGTTTATTTCTTCGGGATTCTCGTCAATCTGACCGGGATTGCATCCTGGCAGGGCGGCCTCGGCCTGGCGGCTCTCGTCAGTTCAGGAATCATCACGGCTTCTGAAATCAATAACGGAACCTTTCGGATGACCAAACCGGTGGTTTACCTCATTGACGGCGGATACCGGCTGCTGATGCTGATCCCGGCTGGGATACTGTTCTCCATACTTTGA
- a CDS encoding DUF362 domain-containing protein, whose translation MKPEVYFTTFKTTTQENLLQKLHRLIKRAGMEDIDFKDKYAAIKIHFGEMGNLAFLRPNYAKVVADYVKELGGKPFLTDSNTLYVGSRKNALDHLDTAYLNGFSPLQTGCHVIIGDGLKGSDEAVVPLNGEYVKEAKIGRAVMDADILISMTHFKGHEMAGFGGAVKNIGMGCASRAGKMEQHSEGKPHINSKACIACKACQKICAHDAPVIVKDGKSHIDQDKCVGCGRCIAVCPVDAIGADWRTSIPVMNRKMAEYALAVCRDRPCFHISLITDVSPNCDCHSENDIPIIPDVGMLVSLDPVALDQACADLSNKMPVISNSILGEKLAGNIEHHHQDRYTMTHPDTDWTECLDHGVRIGLGSREYELIEI comes from the coding sequence ATGAAACCAGAAGTCTATTTTACGACATTTAAAACCACCACACAGGAAAATCTCCTGCAGAAACTCCACAGGCTGATCAAGCGCGCCGGTATGGAGGATATCGATTTTAAAGATAAATATGCGGCGATCAAGATTCATTTCGGAGAGATGGGGAACCTGGCTTTCCTCCGACCCAATTACGCCAAAGTTGTGGCGGACTATGTCAAGGAGCTGGGGGGCAAACCCTTTCTGACCGACTCCAACACATTGTATGTGGGAAGCCGGAAAAACGCCCTGGATCACCTGGATACGGCTTATCTCAACGGGTTTTCCCCTTTGCAGACCGGTTGTCATGTTATCATCGGCGACGGACTGAAAGGGTCCGATGAAGCGGTGGTTCCGCTCAACGGCGAATATGTCAAAGAGGCGAAAATCGGCCGGGCCGTTATGGATGCCGATATTCTCATCTCCATGACTCATTTCAAGGGGCACGAAATGGCGGGCTTCGGCGGCGCTGTCAAGAATATCGGTATGGGCTGCGCCTCCCGGGCGGGGAAGATGGAACAGCACAGCGAGGGGAAGCCCCATATCAATTCAAAAGCCTGCATCGCCTGCAAAGCCTGTCAGAAGATTTGCGCTCACGATGCTCCGGTCATTGTCAAAGATGGAAAATCCCATATCGATCAGGATAAATGCGTGGGCTGCGGCCGCTGTATCGCTGTCTGTCCCGTCGATGCCATCGGGGCGGACTGGAGAACCTCCATCCCGGTTATGAACCGGAAAATGGCGGAATACGCATTAGCGGTCTGCCGGGACAGGCCCTGCTTTCATATTTCGCTGATTACCGATGTTTCGCCCAACTGCGACTGCCATTCGGAAAACGATATCCCCATCATTCCCGATGTGGGGATGCTGGTCTCTCTCGATCCCGTTGCACTCGATCAGGCTTGCGCCGATCTGTCGAACAAAATGCCGGTTATAAGCAATAGCATTCTGGGTGAGAAACTCGCAGGCAACATCGAACATCATCACCAAGACCGTTACACGATGACCCATCCCGATACGGACTGGACGGAATGTCTGGACCATGGAGTCAGGATAGGGCTGGGCAGCCGGGAATACGAGCTGATCGAAATTTAA
- a CDS encoding DUF4143 domain-containing protein — MSTHLHRKCLQYFDEWFKRGRKRKPLLIRGARQIGKTTAVRIFAEQSGLELIELNMEKAWSFTSLVASNNPRKLIEAIEFELNRDISPDNSLLFFDEIQAVPQLLGLLRYFYEEIPELAVIATGSLLEFTLAQPDFSLPVGRIELYYMGPFSFEEFISVLDHKRALEFLNKYSLDEAVPDVVHEQLNKLVRLYTIIGGMPEAIAAYRESGSLRDVERIKSSIIETFILDFNKYKGKTDTVLLRKVFESLPAQLGKKVIYSHIIPNVRANEVSSAIEQLSLAKVLTLVFHSSANGIPLAAEKNERYYKPLHLDIGLCLTQLGLNPVETENAEDLNFVNRGTLAEQFIGQQLYHQFPSYREPELFYWTRESRGASAEVDYLITDGHGGIIPIEVKSGRTGSLRSLQTITKEKGLSLAIRFNSDKPSVFNENRITPKGDVKYRLLSLPHYLVQQVDRLLQ; from the coding sequence GTGAGTACGCATTTACATAGAAAGTGTCTTCAATATTTTGACGAATGGTTTAAAAGAGGGCGGAAGAGAAAACCTCTGCTTATTCGCGGAGCGAGACAAATCGGAAAAACAACAGCTGTCAGAATCTTTGCAGAACAATCCGGCCTGGAATTAATAGAACTCAATATGGAAAAGGCCTGGTCCTTTACATCTCTGGTTGCGTCGAATAACCCTCGAAAACTGATTGAAGCCATCGAATTTGAACTCAATAGGGATATTTCTCCGGACAATTCGCTGCTTTTTTTTGATGAAATTCAGGCTGTTCCCCAACTTCTCGGCCTGCTTCGTTATTTCTATGAAGAAATTCCAGAACTGGCTGTTATCGCTACAGGATCCCTTCTGGAATTTACGCTCGCTCAACCGGATTTTTCCTTACCGGTCGGGCGGATAGAACTATATTATATGGGACCGTTTTCCTTTGAGGAATTTATTTCGGTCCTGGATCATAAGCGGGCACTGGAATTTCTGAACAAATATTCGCTCGATGAGGCCGTGCCGGATGTTGTTCATGAACAATTAAACAAACTGGTCCGCCTTTATACAATCATCGGCGGTATGCCCGAAGCCATTGCCGCCTACAGGGAATCGGGAAGCCTGAGGGATGTGGAGCGGATAAAATCAAGTATTATCGAGACATTTATTCTCGATTTCAATAAGTACAAAGGAAAGACCGATACGGTTCTCCTGAGAAAGGTTTTTGAATCGCTTCCGGCTCAACTGGGAAAAAAAGTCATTTACTCACATATTATCCCGAACGTTCGAGCCAATGAGGTTTCTTCGGCTATTGAGCAGTTGAGCCTGGCAAAAGTGCTGACACTTGTATTTCACTCATCTGCCAATGGTATCCCTCTGGCTGCGGAAAAAAACGAGCGATATTATAAACCGCTCCATCTGGATATCGGACTGTGTCTCACGCAATTGGGGCTTAATCCTGTAGAGACTGAAAATGCCGAGGATCTGAACTTTGTTAACAGGGGCACTTTAGCGGAGCAATTTATCGGACAGCAGCTCTATCATCAGTTTCCTTCCTATCGGGAACCGGAATTATTTTACTGGACAAGAGAGAGCCGGGGGGCATCGGCCGAGGTAGACTACCTCATTACAGACGGACATGGCGGAATCATCCCTATCGAAGTGAAGTCCGGCAGGACAGGAAGTCTCCGTTCATTACAGACTATAACAAAAGAAAAAGGATTGTCCCTAGCCATTCGTTTTAATTCCGATAAACCCTCTGTTTTCAACGAGAACAGAATCACTCCCAAGGGAGACGTGAAGTATCGGCTATTATCATTACCCCATTACCTGGTCCAGCAGGTGGACCGGCTGTTGCAATAG
- a CDS encoding class I SAM-dependent methyltransferase, producing MDRKTVDYYNRKASEIAERYNSIESPLKSLIHLLFKKGDRILDIGCGSGRDTALMLGGDLDAYGVDPGDVLLTEAERIYPELSGRLFRGSLPDLPSRLPSPFDHLYMSAVIMHIPDKELHSCAIALRNLLNPGGTLVLSHCPQREGLGDDKRDESGRLFILRSSDQIASLFEGLGFRKKQLFQNRDALGREGIVWETLVLEYGGEDVFSRKK from the coding sequence ATGGATCGTAAAACGGTAGATTACTACAATAGAAAAGCATCAGAAATCGCCGAAAGGTACAATTCCATAGAGAGTCCTCTCAAATCACTCATTCACCTGCTCTTTAAAAAAGGCGACAGGATCCTGGATATCGGTTGCGGAAGCGGACGGGATACGGCCCTGATGCTCGGAGGGGATCTCGATGCCTACGGCGTTGATCCCGGAGACGTCCTGTTGACAGAAGCCGAAAGGATATACCCTGAACTCTCGGGCCGCTTATTCCGGGGAAGCCTGCCGGATCTGCCGTCGAGGCTCCCCTCGCCTTTTGATCATCTGTACATGTCTGCGGTTATTATGCACATTCCCGATAAGGAGCTGCACTCCTGCGCTATCGCCTTGAGAAATCTGCTAAATCCCGGCGGGACGCTGGTTCTATCTCACTGTCCGCAGAGGGAGGGACTCGGCGATGATAAACGCGATGAGAGCGGCCGCTTGTTTATCCTCAGGTCTTCAGATCAGATTGCGAGTTTATTCGAGGGACTGGGGTTCCGGAAAAAGCAGCTGTTTCAGAATAGGGATGCTCTGGGGAGAGAGGGAATTGTGTGGGAGACTCTGGTTCTGGAGTATGGGGGTGAAGATGTGTTTTCCCGTAAGAAGTGA
- a CDS encoding type II toxin-antitoxin system HicB family antitoxin, translating to MTYHFEIHKEEDGYWGECKELDSCVSEGENIEELEANLKEALEGVLTVDFQGEFAHSLPDPKLSENNAYMQISVSPEVAFMVYLRAYRRRKKLTQNQMKDALGMRSRNSYVKLERQGNPTFKTAGRILKAFPDFPIEECFDRVIR from the coding sequence ATGACTTATCACTTTGAAATCCATAAAGAGGAAGATGGGTACTGGGGCGAGTGCAAGGAATTAGATTCATGTGTTTCTGAAGGTGAAAATATAGAGGAACTTGAAGCAAACCTGAAGGAAGCTCTGGAAGGAGTTTTAACCGTAGATTTCCAGGGCGAGTTTGCTCATTCCCTGCCAGATCCGAAACTCTCTGAAAATAATGCCTATATGCAGATTTCAGTATCACCTGAAGTGGCTTTTATGGTCTATTTAAGAGCCTATCGCCGCAGGAAGAAATTGACACAGAACCAGATGAAAGATGCTCTGGGCATGAGAAGTAGAAACAGCTATGTCAAACTGGAGAGACAGGGTAATCCGACATTCAAAACAGCCGGTAGAATTTTGAAAGCATTTCCCGATTTCCCTATTGAAGAATGCTTTGACAGAGTCATACGATGA
- a CDS encoding flagellin, whose product MKKIYITICIYILGNTFQLFSENSSIRFLNQTISETSKSMERLSSGTLLWTDSPSSKAIYEKLESHIRFLAQSIRNNQDMISYYRTREGFLESTGNSLQRIRELIVQRSNSLYGEDEREIIDSEIFMQYSGILKDLSRAQFNTIPIFGDWLKDEEIEKRFREANFYNLSGIDRIMEAVLSERASIGALINTLEHKGAGLAVEQENASAFQSRGDTDFALELSIMKRNEILFFADLFLLRQE is encoded by the coding sequence ATGAAAAAAATATATATAACAATATGCATATATATCCTCGGGAACACTTTCCAGCTATTCTCAGAGAACAGCAGCATTAGATTTCTCAACCAGACCATTTCAGAAACAAGTAAATCGATGGAGCGCCTGTCCTCAGGAACTCTTTTATGGACAGATAGCCCCTCTTCAAAGGCCATATATGAAAAGCTGGAATCTCATATTCGGTTCTTAGCCCAATCAATCAGAAATAATCAGGATATGATTTCCTATTACAGGACCCGGGAAGGGTTTCTGGAATCCACAGGTAATTCTCTGCAGAGGATTCGCGAGCTGATCGTTCAGAGATCAAACAGTTTATACGGTGAAGATGAAAGAGAGATTATTGATTCGGAAATCTTCATGCAGTATTCGGGAATACTGAAAGATCTTTCGCGGGCTCAGTTTAATACCATTCCAATTTTCGGGGACTGGCTGAAAGATGAAGAGATAGAAAAGAGGTTTCGCGAAGCGAATTTCTATAATCTTTCCGGAATTGACAGGATCATGGAAGCCGTTTTATCCGAAAGGGCCTCAATTGGCGCACTGATAAATACTCTTGAGCATAAAGGGGCAGGATTGGCTGTCGAACAGGAAAATGCTTCTGCATTTCAAAGTCGGGGTGATACGGACTTCGCTCTGGAGCTTTCGATAATGAAAAGGAATGAGATTCTCTTTTTTGCTGACTTGTTTCTATTGAGACAGGAGTGA
- a CDS encoding type II toxin-antitoxin system HicB family antitoxin → MEYHFEIFEEEDGGFWAESVELKGCLSDGKTLEELKSRLEDALNLYLNEPPGSSQVFPLPDKKLDRDERYIRIPVQPNIAFALLVRHYRISRNLTLEQAQKRIGLKNRNSYVRLETPGNPTMESISLVKKAFPEINLNDCF, encoded by the coding sequence TTGGAATATCATTTCGAAATTTTCGAAGAAGAGGATGGCGGTTTCTGGGCGGAGAGTGTCGAACTCAAAGGATGTCTTTCCGATGGTAAAACGCTCGAAGAGTTAAAATCCCGCCTGGAAGATGCTCTGAACCTCTATCTGAATGAACCGCCCGGCTCCAGTCAGGTGTTCCCTCTCCCCGATAAAAAACTCGACAGAGATGAGAGATATATCCGGATTCCTGTCCAACCGAACATAGCCTTTGCCTTGCTGGTTCGTCATTACCGAATTTCCCGTAATTTGACTCTGGAACAGGCTCAGAAAAGGATCGGACTGAAAAACAGGAACAGCTATGTCCGCCTGGAAACTCCCGGAAACCCCACAATGGAATCCATCAGCCTGGTAAAAAAAGCCTTCCCCGAAATAAACCTCAACGATTGTTTTTAG
- a CDS encoding type II toxin-antitoxin system HicA family toxin, whose amino-acid sequence MPLSGKKMIQLYKKNGWTVIRQSGSHVQLRKGTRHQTIPNHSRDLGKGLEKRLLKEM is encoded by the coding sequence ATGCCCTTAAGCGGTAAGAAAATGATTCAATTGTACAAAAAAAATGGTTGGACCGTAATCCGTCAATCCGGCAGTCATGTCCAGCTGCGAAAAGGTACCAGGCACCAGACAATTCCGAATCATAGCAGAGATCTGGGCAAAGGCCTGGAAAAGAGATTACTGAAGGAGATGTAA
- a CDS encoding Fic family protein, with protein MDYNEISQENTLFWIFRTFRRLWFLYEWLSSKKLNLPDLETGNFVPVINPELQFALPGKKVHRQRVLDNMPGTPGFCPLVRRTPLLEEYTGKNLKARAMAVIDRIPSDIISRTASFLLLKDSRASYAIENEVPPHKRIERWGQIIGQAGTNDLCIEELIRLQEILIGDSRFIKTGLRREGGFVGEHDRETGTPIPEHISASHRDLSDLLKGLTSYALRTRGNMDPVIAAAVLAFGFIYIHPFSDGNGRIHRYLIHHILAENGFNPPGLVFPVSAVILDRIQEYRKTLLGYSSRLLPLIQWEPTKDNNVVIKNETAAYYRFFDATPHAGFLYSCVERTIELDLPEEARFLQRYDSFKRSIEEIVEMPSRTVDLLFRFLKQNNGTLSKRAREKEFRKLTDGEQAAIEEIFKRIFE; from the coding sequence ATGGATTATAATGAAATTTCACAGGAGAATACATTATTTTGGATTTTCAGGACCTTTAGGAGACTCTGGTTTCTCTACGAATGGTTGTCCAGTAAAAAGCTGAATCTGCCTGATCTGGAAACAGGGAATTTCGTACCGGTTATCAATCCTGAATTGCAATTTGCCCTTCCCGGTAAAAAAGTCCATCGCCAGAGAGTTCTCGATAACATGCCGGGAACTCCCGGATTCTGCCCCCTGGTGCGGAGAACACCTTTGCTGGAAGAATACACCGGAAAGAACCTTAAAGCACGGGCCATGGCTGTTATTGACCGCATACCTTCTGACATAATCAGCCGTACCGCATCATTTCTCCTCCTGAAAGACTCCAGAGCTTCCTACGCCATAGAAAATGAAGTTCCGCCCCACAAACGTATTGAGCGCTGGGGACAGATAATAGGCCAGGCTGGAACCAATGATCTATGTATTGAAGAGCTTATCAGGCTACAGGAAATCCTTATTGGCGATTCTCGATTTATCAAAACAGGATTACGCAGGGAAGGCGGTTTTGTGGGAGAACACGATCGGGAAACCGGAACACCCATTCCCGAGCATATAAGCGCATCGCACCGGGATCTTTCTGATCTACTGAAAGGGTTGACAAGTTATGCTTTACGAACCAGGGGAAATATGGATCCCGTCATTGCTGCCGCAGTTCTGGCCTTCGGTTTTATTTACATCCATCCCTTCAGTGATGGCAACGGAAGGATCCACCGCTATCTGATACACCATATTCTGGCAGAGAACGGCTTTAATCCCCCCGGTCTGGTCTTCCCTGTATCGGCTGTCATCCTGGACCGGATTCAGGAGTACAGAAAAACACTCCTGGGATATTCATCCCGTCTTCTTCCCCTCATTCAGTGGGAGCCGACAAAAGACAATAATGTGGTGATAAAAAACGAAACAGCTGCTTATTACCGTTTCTTTGATGCTACACCTCACGCCGGATTTCTCTATTCCTGTGTGGAAAGAACTATTGAACTTGATCTTCCCGAAGAAGCCCGGTTTCTTCAACGCTATGACAGCTTCAAAAGAAGCATTGAGGAAATAGTTGAAATGCCTTCCAGAACGGTTGATCTTCTCTTCCGTTTTCTGAAACAGAATAACGGAACCCTCTCAAAGCGCGCAAGAGAAAAAGAGTTCAGGAAACTAACAGATGGGGAGCAGGCTGCAATAGAAGAGATCTTTAAAAGAATATTTGAATAA
- a CDS encoding nucleoside triphosphate pyrophosphohydrolase, translating to MDKKIKYDKLIRDKIPAIIKNSGKDCVTRVLSDMEYKEFLYRKLQEEVDEFLADDNISELADITEVILAILELKKSSPQEMETIRLKKLKERGGFKKKLLLKEVINN from the coding sequence TTGGATAAAAAAATCAAATATGATAAATTAATACGGGATAAAATTCCTGCAATCATAAAAAACTCCGGAAAAGACTGTGTTACAAGAGTTTTATCAGATATGGAATACAAGGAATTCCTTTATAGAAAACTGCAGGAAGAGGTAGATGAATTTCTGGCAGATGATAATATCAGTGAGCTTGCAGATATTACTGAAGTAATTCTCGCCATTCTGGAATTAAAAAAATCTTCTCCTCAAGAGATGGAGACAATTCGATTAAAAAAATTAAAAGAACGGGGGGGATTTAAGAAAAAATTACTCTTGAAGGAAGTTATCAATAACTGA
- a CDS encoding DEAD/DEAH box helicase — protein MTATDQRLDEKRLEDIFSTYKPRLDLKEAIEKGLLAPIRAFRLESSIDLSEIRFNRRDYVGSDLERAVSVSSRNDLIARCVSEYFGKELPDKQGVVFCVNVKHAKEMAALLNENNIKAASVDGKDKDREKKIEEYMEGKIQFLCTCSLLTEGWDAPNTSVLVMARPTLSKVLYTQQLGRGTRPHPGKEFLYVIDVVDTYGAFGQVRNSPWTLHTLFESFQYLPWGVLVGQAPDKSRELIEIDTTHETVMALNPIDIFTWQKIYENYLSNEQLARELFVSTGTVNSWIGKGDIIPDQSIPMGRSTIHLFHPDSMLRIRETKGLKEHGEHTLVDDFRDFIEEGTYTFSYKIFFILAFLEVMNEDGEADINILMARYRAFYLERHENNMTVDRTNCPYNDKSYLMDDKLLLRSILQNPFEKFERKRFMSYSKDLKCISWHPKLREEFRSGEYIKELKEKMLADRDKYYQDL, from the coding sequence ATGACGGCGACAGATCAGCGTCTCGATGAAAAGCGCCTGGAAGATATTTTCAGTACCTATAAACCCCGGCTGGACCTGAAAGAAGCCATAGAAAAAGGTTTACTGGCTCCGATCCGTGCGTTCCGGCTTGAATCCAGTATCGATCTGTCGGAAATCCGATTTAACAGAAGAGATTACGTCGGGAGTGATCTTGAAAGAGCTGTATCGGTCTCTTCCCGGAATGATTTGATTGCACGCTGTGTTTCTGAATATTTCGGTAAAGAACTGCCGGATAAACAGGGGGTAGTATTCTGCGTAAATGTCAAACACGCGAAAGAGATGGCCGCTTTACTCAATGAAAATAATATAAAAGCGGCATCGGTGGATGGGAAAGATAAAGATCGGGAGAAAAAAATTGAAGAATACATGGAAGGGAAAATTCAATTCCTTTGTACATGCAGTCTTTTAACCGAAGGATGGGATGCTCCCAATACTTCTGTTCTTGTAATGGCCCGGCCGACTCTTTCCAAAGTCCTTTACACTCAACAGCTCGGCCGGGGGACTCGACCCCATCCTGGAAAAGAATTCTTATATGTAATCGATGTAGTAGATACTTATGGTGCTTTCGGCCAGGTTCGCAACTCACCATGGACCCTTCACACTTTGTTTGAATCGTTTCAGTATCTGCCCTGGGGTGTTCTGGTTGGACAGGCACCAGATAAGAGCCGGGAGTTAATTGAAATCGATACGACCCATGAAACAGTCATGGCTCTGAATCCTATTGATATTTTCACCTGGCAGAAAATCTATGAGAATTATCTTTCGAATGAACAGCTGGCACGAGAGCTGTTTGTATCTACCGGAACAGTCAATTCATGGATCGGGAAAGGTGATATCATTCCCGATCAGAGTATTCCAATGGGAAGAAGTACCATTCATTTATTTCATCCCGATAGTATGCTCCGAATTCGGGAAACCAAAGGACTCAAGGAGCATGGGGAACATACTTTGGTTGATGATTTTCGGGATTTTATCGAAGAAGGAACATATACCTTCAGCTACAAAATATTTTTTATATTAGCCTTTCTAGAAGTCATGAATGAAGATGGAGAAGCCGACATCAACATCTTGATGGCTAGATACAGGGCTTTTTATCTGGAACGACATGAAAATAATATGACCGTAGATCGCACCAACTGCCCGTACAATGATAAATCTTACTTGATGGATGACAAACTCCTGCTGAGAAGTATCCTCCAGAATCCTTTTGAAAAATTCGAGCGTAAGCGTTTTATGTCATATTCGAAAGATCTGAAGTGTATCTCATGGCACCCTAAACTCAGAGAAGAGTTCAGATCTGGAGAGTATATAAAAGAACTGAAAGAAAAAATGCTTGCTGATCGGGATAAGTACTATCAGGATCTTTAA